TTCCACGGGCAGCCGACGAGCAGCGGCGCGATCTACGACCAGCACGCGCTCACGGCCGCCCACCAGAAGCTGCCGCTCGGCACGCGCGCGCGCGTCACCAACCTCGAAAACGGCAAGTCGGTCGAGGTGCTCATCAACGACCGGGGCCCGTTCGCGAAGGGCCGCATCATCGACCTCTCGTACGGCGCCGCCCGCGAGATAGGCATGATCGGTCCGGGCACGGCGCGCGTCCGCGTCGACGTGGTGGCGCGGCCCGCGAATGGCGCGTCGCACGTCGCGTACTGCGTGCAGGTCGGCGCCTTCGGCGACGAGGACAAGGCGCGCGCGCTGCGCGCGCGCCTCGCGCCGAGCTACGACGACGTCTACATCAGTCCCGTGCAGGCGCAGCCCGAACGCATGCCTGCACCCCAGAGGGTGTACCGCGTGCGCGTCGGCCCGTACGCGGAGCGCACCCGCGCCGAATACCGCGCCGCCGCGCTCGCCGACCTCGGCCTGCCGGCCGTCGTGACCGAAGAGCCGCAGCAATGATCCGGCGCGCGAGAATCCGAAACGGCGGCTCGTCGCCATCCGCGTGAGCAGGAGCAAGAGCGCAGCAACGGCCGCGGAGACGCGCCTCGAGGCACCCCGCGAAGATTCTCTCGGGCTAGCGCGGCCGCGGCCGGACCGATCGTGGCGCCGGTGGCGCGGGCGCCGACCGGCGCCGTCGCTTCGCTCGCGGCGCGCTCGTTTCGGCGGCGAGCCAGCGGAGATACGGCGCCGACCCGGAAGCGATCGGCAGCACGATCGCCTCGGGCACGTCGTACCCGTGGAGCGCGCGCAAGCGCGCCGTCAGCCTGGCCGCGCGGGCGCGTCGCGTCTTGATGACCATCAGCACCTCGGCGGCGCGCGCGACCTTCCCCTGCCAGCGATAGATCGACGTGATCGGGTCGACGAGGTTCACGCAGGCCGCCAAGCGCTCCTCGACGAGCGCCGCCGCGATCCGCTCCGCCTCGTCCCGCGAGCCGGCGGTCGACAGGATCACGACCGCCGCGGTCACGACGCGGCCTCGCCGGGACGTCCGCCGCTCGCGAGCCACGCGTCGACGAGCCGAGGATAGTCGATCACCACGGGCCGCTTCGCCGGCAACGGCTTCGGCGTCGGCCGGCGCCGCCGCAACCGCCGCCAGAGCCGTTGCGTCCACGAGCCCTGCGCCGCCGTCGAGGGCAGCACCCCCGACTCTTCGAGATCGCGGCGCAGCGCCGGCTCGTCGTCGCGGAGGTGTCCGCGCCGGACGAGGTCATCGAGCGAGTTCCGGAGCTGCGCGCGCGTATAGGCCGCGCGGTCGATCAGCGAGTGGCCAACGGCCACCACGGCGGCGAGCGGCACCATTCCCTCCTCGTGCAGCACGAGCGCGGTCTGGAAGTAGTTGAACGTCGGGACCAGGCGAGCGCCGAAGGTGCGGAAGCGCCCCGGCGGCGTGCGCCGCTCGAGGTTGATGAAAATGCGTCGCACGGCGTCCGCGGTCGGAATCTTGCGGGCCAGGCCGCGGATCTCGACGAGACGCGCCGGGTCGATCCGCAGCCTGACCAGGATGTCGCCGAGGGCCTGGTGGTCGAGCCGTCCCGCCACCACGTCGGCGTAGAGCGAGTAGCAGAGCGAATCGGACTCCCAGTCGTCGCCGAAGAGGTATTCCACGGCGCCGGCGGGCGCGGCGAGCCGCGCTTGCAGGAGCTCGGCGAGCTTGAAGCCGATCTGCTCGCGGAGGAAGCGGAACCGTCCGCGCACCAGGTGCTGCAGCTGGTCCTTGAAGACGATGCCGTCGATCTCGACGCCGTCGAGCGCGAGCTTCTCGCGGATGGCGCGGCCAATCTGCGGCGGGCTCGCGGAGACGAAATACACGAGAACCCTGCGGCCCTCGGCGCGAGCTCCCGCGCGCAGCGCGCGCATCAGCGCCACCACGCCCGGCTCGTCGACCTTGTCCTCGGCGCGCTCGAACGGCACGCGCATCATCTTGGTGAGGCTGTCGAAGTCGGACTTGAGGTAGGTCTTGTCGAGATCCCAGCGGTAGACGACGGGCGGCAGCGCCGCGGAGGCGCGCCGGCGTGGACGCCGCGTCCGCAACGCGTCGGCCCAGCCGAGGCGCTTCTCCCGCGCGCTCACGCCCGCACCGCCTGGATGCCCGCCGCGATCTCGGCGACGACGCCGTCGCGCACCGTCTTCGCCGCGAGCTTCACCGCGTTGGCGATCGCCGGCGCGCGCGAGCGCTCGTGCGCCTTCACCAGGAGCTGCTCGAAGCCGAGGAGCGGCGCGCCCGCGTAGGTCGCGTGATCGGTGAGATGCGCCACCTCGCGGAGTCCGCGCGACAGGAGACGCATGCCGAGCCGCCACACGAAACGCTGCTTCACGGCGTGGCTCGCCACGTCGTTCACGACGTCGGTGATGCCCTCGATGAACTTCAGCACGACGCTGCCGAGCAGCCCCTCGCACACGATCACGTCGGCGCGGCCCTTCGCGACGTCGCTGCCCTCCACGTTGCCGACGAAGTCGATCGCCGGCAGCGCCGCCAGGCGCTCGTGCGCCTCGGCGAGCACGTCGCCGCCGCGGAACGGCTCCGCTCCCATGTTGAGGAGACCGACCCGCGGCCGCGCGACCTTCGACACGCAGTGCGCCCACGCGCTGCCCATCACGGCGAACTGCACGAGGTCGGCAGCATCGCAGCGCACGGTCGCGCCGACGTCGAGCAGCATCGCCAGCGGGTCCTGCCCCGGATGATCGGTGTGCCGTGAGTAGACGCTCGCGAGCGCGGGTTTCCGTACGCCCTTGATGGTGCGGAACTCGCGGGCGCACGCGAGGAGGCACGCCCCCGTGTTGCCGGCGCTCACGAGCGCGTCCGCCTGTCCTTCGGCGACGAGCGACGCGCCGACCCGGATCGACGCGTCGCGCTTCGCCCGCAAGGCCTCGCGCGGCGGCTCCTGCATGCCGACCGCGTCGGCGGCGTGATGGATGCGGATGTGCGCCGGGTCGTACGACAGAGTGTCCAACACCGCCTGGATGCGCGGCTCGTCGCCGACGAGCACGCACTCGATCGCAGTCGCGAGCGACGCGGCGGCGACGCCCTTCACGATCTCCTCGGGAGCCAAGTCTCCTCCCATCGCATCCACCGCTATGACTGGCATCGGAGGGCGAGATCATAGCGGGACGCGCGCGGCGCCCCAAGCCGTGACGCGCGACCGCGCCGCGGCGCCGCTCCTACGCGCGCCCCCCGAGGAAACCCGTCACGACGTCGAGGAACACCTCGAGTTGGTCGTGGTGGACCCAGTGGCCGGCTTTCTCGACGTTCACGACGCGTGCGTTGGCGAAGAAATCGGCGCGGCCGTCCGCGAGCGGATCGCCGACCCAGCTCTCCATGCCGCGGACAAGGAGGGTCGGGCAGGTGATGCGGCGCCAGAGCGCGCGCGCGTCGCCGACGTTGAAGGAGTACGGCGAAAACGCGCGCACGTAGTTGTCGAACTTCCAGCTGTACGTACCGTCCTCGTTCTGATTGACGCCGTGGACCGTCAGGTGGCGGGCCTGCTCCGGCGTGAGCCGCGTGTTCTCGCTCTGCATGCGCGCGAGCGCCTCGTCGATCGATGCGTACTTCCGCGGCACCCGTCCCGCGAGCGCGCGCATCGAGTCGATCCACGCGGTCATGCGCTCGTGAACCTGCATCTTCGCCCGCTCGGCGATGACGGTCGGCGGCGGCCCGAGCCCCTCGACGGCGATCAGCTTGGCGACGTTCTCGGGACGGAGGCCGGTGTACGAGAGGCTGAGCGCCCCGCCGAGCGAATGCCCGACGATCGTGACGGGTGCGAGCTTCTTCTGGTGCACGAGCTGGGCGAGATCGTAGACGTAGTCGGCCATCGCGTAGTTCGCTCCCGTGACCCACTGGGAGTCGCCGTGCCCCCGGAGATCCGGCGCAAGGACGTGCCAGTCCCGCCGCAGCCGCTCCGCGACCCAATCCCAGTTCCGGCAGTGGTCGCGCCCGCCGTGCACGAGCACGAGCGGCGGGGCGTCCTCGTTCCCCCAGTCGACGTAGTGCAAACGGAGGCGTTGCGACACGAAGAACTGCGAGGTCGGCCCGGTCACGGCCCGCATGATGGCGCGTCCGTCCGAGCCTCGCCATGCCCGCGCGCCCGCCCCGCGAGTTGACAGCCGCCCCCTCGTCGCGTATCGACCTCGGTTCCCATGGACTACGCGGTCATCCGTTCCGGCGGCAAGCAGTATCGGGTCAGCCCCGGCGACACCCTCCGGCTCGAGAAGCTCGCGGGAGAACCCGGCTCCAGCTTCGCGTTCGAGGAGGTGCTGCTCGCCTCCGGTGACGGCGGGATCCAGGTGGGCAAGCCGCTGGTCCCGGGCCTCCGGGTCCTCGGCGAGATCGTGCGCCACGAGAAGGCCAAGAAGATCCTGGTCTTCAAGAAGAAGCGCCGGAAGAACTACCGCCGGAAGCAGGGTCATCGGCAGAACCTCACGATCGTGCGAGTGACC
The sequence above is drawn from the Deltaproteobacteria bacterium genome and encodes:
- a CDS encoding septal ring lytic transglycosylase RlpA family protein, whose translation is MVGRGGESMQCRAGGRHVAVALALAVLAGCSTRAVAPTPGHPQSGIASWYGPGFHGQPTSSGAIYDQHALTAAHQKLPLGTRARVTNLENGKSVEVLINDRGPFAKGRIIDLSYGAAREIGMIGPGTARVRVDVVARPANGASHVAYCVQVGAFGDEDKARALRARLAPSYDDVYISPVQAQPERMPAPQRVYRVRVGPYAERTRAEYRAAALADLGLPAVVTEEPQQ
- a CDS encoding divalent-cation tolerance protein CutA, which produces MTAAVVILSTAGSRDEAERIAAALVEERLAACVNLVDPITSIYRWQGKVARAAEVLMVIKTRRARAARLTARLRALHGYDVPEAIVLPIASGSAPYLRWLAAETSAPRAKRRRRSAPAPPAPRSVRPRPR
- the plsX gene encoding phosphate acyltransferase PlsX gives rise to the protein MPVIAVDAMGGDLAPEEIVKGVAAASLATAIECVLVGDEPRIQAVLDTLSYDPAHIRIHHAADAVGMQEPPREALRAKRDASIRVGASLVAEGQADALVSAGNTGACLLACAREFRTIKGVRKPALASVYSRHTDHPGQDPLAMLLDVGATVRCDAADLVQFAVMGSAWAHCVSKVARPRVGLLNMGAEPFRGGDVLAEAHERLAALPAIDFVGNVEGSDVAKGRADVIVCEGLLGSVVLKFIEGITDVVNDVASHAVKQRFVWRLGMRLLSRGLREVAHLTDHATYAGAPLLGFEQLLVKAHERSRAPAIANAVKLAAKTVRDGVVAEIAAGIQAVRA
- a CDS encoding alpha/beta hydrolase — its product is MRAVTGPTSQFFVSQRLRLHYVDWGNEDAPPLVLVHGGRDHCRNWDWVAERLRRDWHVLAPDLRGHGDSQWVTGANYAMADYVYDLAQLVHQKKLAPVTIVGHSLGGALSLSYTGLRPENVAKLIAVEGLGPPPTVIAERAKMQVHERMTAWIDSMRALAGRVPRKYASIDEALARMQSENTRLTPEQARHLTVHGVNQNEDGTYSWKFDNYVRAFSPYSFNVGDARALWRRITCPTLLVRGMESWVGDPLADGRADFFANARVVNVEKAGHWVHHDQLEVFLDVVTGFLGGRA
- the rplU gene encoding 50S ribosomal protein L21, coding for MDYAVIRSGGKQYRVSPGDTLRLEKLAGEPGSSFAFEEVLLASGDGGIQVGKPLVPGLRVLGEIVRHEKAKKILVFKKKRRKNYRRKQGHRQNLTIVRVTGIERGAGA